Below is a window of Camelus ferus isolate YT-003-E chromosome 4, BCGSAC_Cfer_1.0, whole genome shotgun sequence DNA.
GGGCATCGACCCCGGGTCCCTGCAGGGCGGGGGGAGGATCAAGGCTTGTCCCAAAGGCATCTGCCCACGTTTAGGCAGCTTTCCCAGAAGCCGCACCCAACAACTCAGACTTCTGCTTCTGTTGCTCGGCTGGTCACCCCTAACTGCAAGGGAAACAGGAAATGAATGTAAGTATTTTTAGCTGCCCACACACTGCTGGCTGGGAGAATCAGAGTTCTTTGGAAGGAAAGAGTTGAAAACTGGGTACTGGGCGGGCAGCCAGCAGTGACCAACACCCCTGAAGAGTTCCTGGTTCAGTGCAGGACAGGAGGCAGTGCCAGGAACCGGGTGCTCAGGCCTGCCCCCTGGAGGGCTTTCCTAAGAAATGTTCACGCTGCCTCCACAGGCCACAGAGAAACTCATCAGGGAACTCGCCACCAGTGCTGCTGACACACTGGCCATGATCGACGCCATCGGTGACAGCCTGCTCGGTGGCATCAAACGCCGGGTTGCCACCTTGAAAAGGCAGCTGGAGAGCGAGCACTCCTCCAAGTTAGAGAAGTTACAGCTGGTGGCCCGGGAGCTTGAAGCCCCCCGACAGCTTTACCAGCAGATGAAGATGCTTCTGCAGCATCACACTAACGCTGTGCAGTTTCTCCATGAGCACAAAAGGctgaaggcagagatggagagactCGTGGAGGGCAGCGTGTTCCCCCACGTCCCCACCAAGGACGCTATTGCCATCAGGCGCTATTTTCAGGAGCTCATCAGAGGCATAGACATCACTGCCTTCGTCTTCCCTGAGACTGATCAAGTGCTGGTCAGCACGCCTGGGCTCCTAGAGGCTTGGCAGGCAGGCTGTGCCATGCAGGGCCGTCTGTCCCAACAGGTGCTTGAGGATACTTTGTACAAGGCATTGATGGGCTCAGCATCCAAACCAAATGAAGAGGCAAAGCTTCCTGGAAACCCATCtcattcctcctcttcttcctccgcTAGCACGTCCTCAGCACAGAGAAGTGAGGTTGGGTCTAGGGAATCAACCGTATAACACGGTATTTTGGTCTCAAAACATCAGCATCCTTTATTGGCTGCAACTTGAAAGTTGCTAGACTtcacttcttgaaaaaaaaaaagatctacacTATTTTACATTGAGATTTCTCTCATAATTAACAATTATGTTGTTAATTGATCAtccaatgttttttcttttctttcttcttttttaatgggaaTCTGCTTTGAAAGCTAGTTGCTTGAAGCTCACATAGAAGGCTTTGAATCGTGGGGACTGCTGGCTTGACCATCTGAGTGGGTGGTGCGGGACGTAATTTCTTGGCacaacagaacagaacagcttTGTGCTCTGATGACTTACTGTGCACTTTTAGCTCAATCGAGCCTCAGATAGTAGAAATCACAATAGCAATGATTCCCCAGAAATGAAACCTTTGACTAGCTCTCCCCtgtgtcttttgttctttttccatcgCAATAATCACAATTTGTGGAATGCTGAGGATACAAACGCTACTAGGCACTCTTATGTTAATGAGTTCACTCTATTCCAAAATAAGTGAAAGAGATGAGAATTATTATCACCACTTTACAGGAGGAGCATCAGGGTCATAGAATTTAAGAGCCCAAGATGTTACAATCTTTGAAAGAGGGGACTGCAATGCAAATCCAGGTCCTTCTGGTGGAAGCCTGGCTTCTCCTAGCTTACCCCAGTTACTGATCTGGAAACAGCTCCTTAAAGAACAGTGCTATCATTCTTCAAGAGGGAGCTCACTTAATTCTAGCCCACCAATTTTTAGTTAACGTCTAGCATAAAATTCACTAAGTGCTTATGGAATCCTAAGTAGCACCTGTTATGCATAAACGTTGCATTTAATGTTTCACAGAAATGACGTTACTGGAACTCCACTCCACCTTAGGAGGTAAGCTGTAGagtccccattgtacagatgaagaaactgagacagagatcAGCAATTGGTCCAAAATCTCAGCATGTGCAGAAATGTGGACTCCTGATGTCATTTCTCAAGCCCAGCCTCCTTTCCGCTGCCTCACTGTTAGTTGCAACTGTGCACTGGGGAAAGGACGGGGAAGCCTCTGGAATGATAAGACCTAGACTCAGTTGCAGTCAGCGgccctcctctttcttttgtctctgcttctcaatgcttgttttgtttcttccgTGCAGAATGGCCTCTTCTCCCCTGTCATCACAGCTTGGGGTCTGGG
It encodes the following:
- the LOC116663018 gene encoding tripartite motif-containing protein 54, whose product is MCLSDEEPICGICKLFGDHESHPVAKISDAYAEKKVSFAEDIQLVLQKWESTEQAMQATEKLIRELATSAADTLAMIDAIGDSLLGGIKRRVATLKRQLESEHSSKLEKLQLVARELEAPRQLYQQMKMLLQHHTNAVQFLHEHKRLKAEMERLVEGSVFPHVPTKDAIAIRRYFQELIRGIDITAFVFPETDQVLVSTPGLLEAWQAGCAMQGRLSQQVLEDTLYKALMGSASKPNEEAKLPGNPSHSSSSSSASTSSAQRSEVGSRESTV